One region of Zingiber officinale cultivar Zhangliang chromosome 7B, Zo_v1.1, whole genome shotgun sequence genomic DNA includes:
- the LOC122004134 gene encoding receptor protein kinase TMK1-like, with amino-acid sequence MAKTRNCTPYAAFVFFFLFYLLDGVICSRGRVIAINLAQSGISGSLSPVHGNLTSLTSLQLEFNNIYDPLPRLSKLYSLQKIYLQSNAFDSIPSGFFIGLSSLQGISLDDLPLTPWSLSQDITSATGLVYFSAINACLTRLIPDFLGSLLSLDIIHLSYNQLTSPLPSSFADLSSRNSSLITSNLVLESFEVHGNSLTSIMPQSLAAYLSLRIIDLSNNMLQGPLPSFASKSFIQLLLCNNNLTGTIPDSLAHIHILKILDVNNNNLNRNMPKFRTSVKVETDGNPNLCKNSDSGGESSSPTSGAPSPPDKLSIVGIIIAMVVLVACSVGLLLHHLKRKNKKKFELSIESANAYRDEPQSLHMSIKALKTTTNNFSEDFILDKGGFGIIYKGNLSGTLIAVKKSIYDLMSQNGQQEFKTEIDVLRKDLTIGKGFFASYYVREKGWKFDETLATY; translated from the exons ATGGCCAAGACGAGGAATTGCACTCCCTACGCcgccttcgtcttcttcttcctcttctattTACTT GATGGCGTTATTTGCTCCCGCGGCCGCGTAATTGCAATAAATCTTGCTCAGAGCGGTATCTCCGGAAGCCTTTCACCAGTACATGGAAATCTTACCTCACTCACGTCTCTTCAACTGGAGTTCAACAACATTTACGACCCTCTACCTCGCCTCAGCAAACTCTACTCGCTCCAGAAGATATACCTCCAATCCAATGCCTTTGATTCCATCCCAAGTGGATTTTTCATCGGACTCTCCTCCCTCCAAGGGATCTCTTTAGACGATCTCCCTCTCACCCCCTGGAGCCTCTCCCAGGACATCACTTCCGCTACTGGACTCGTCTACTTTTCTGCCATCAACGCTTGCCTCACAAGGTTGATTCCCGACTTCCTTGGCTCCTTGTTGAGCCTCGACATCATCCATCTCTCTTACAACCAACTCACCAGCCCCCTCCCGAGCTCCTTCGCCGACTTGTCCTCACGAAACTCTTCCTTGATCACCAGCAATCTC GTCCTTGAATCCTTCGAGGTCCATGGCAACTCCCTCACGAGCATTATGCCACAGTCTCTCGCTGCCTACCTTTCACTTAGGATTATAGACCTGTCCAACAACATGTTACAGGGCCCTCTTCCATCGTTCGCCAGCAAATCCTTCATTCAGTTGTTATTATGCAACAATAATCTCACCGGAACAATCCCTGATAGCTTGGCTCATATCCATATTCTCAAAATATTAGATGTCAATAATAACAACCTCAATCGGAATATGCCAAAATTTCGTACCTCTGTTAAGGTTGAAACTGATGGAAATCCCAATCTTTGTAAAAACTCTGACTCAGGAGGTGAAAGCTCTTCTCCAACAAGTGGGGCACCTAGTCCTCCAGACAAACTATCAATTGTGGGTATCATCATAGCTATGGTGGTTCTTGTAGCTTGTTCAGTAGGACTTTTACTGCATCACCTCAagaggaagaacaagaagaaatTTGAACTTAGCATTGAGAGTGCAAATGCATATCGTGATGAACCTCAAAGCTTGCATATGTCTATTAAAGCATTGAAAACGACCACAAATAATTTCAGTGAGGATTTTATATTGGACAAGGGCGGTTTTGGAATCATTTACAAAGGAAATCTCAGTGGAACATTAATTGCTGTGAAGAAAAGTATATATGATTTGATGAGTCAAAATGGCCAACAAGAGTTCAAAACAGAGATCGATGTTCTTAGAAag GATTTGACAATTGGAAAAGG CTTCTTCGCCTCATACTATGTGCGAGAGAAAGGCTGGAAATTTGATGAGACCCTCGCGACATATTGA
- the LOC122004132 gene encoding receptor-like kinase TMK2, which translates to MNAAICKVFEVLSDHSPNGRAKAKVRGIYRNMQTTVEHHYRFDVFNAAIDFILIELNTRFNESSVELLSLSTTLAPKNSFESINIDDICKLAMKFYPEDFTNQDIIALKYELDGVICSRDRIIAINLAQSGISGSLSPVHGNLTSLTSLQLEFNNICDPLPRLSKLSLLQKIYLQANAFDDIPSGFFIGLSSLQEISLDDLPLTPWSLSQDITSATGLVYFSAINAYLTGLIPDFLGSLSSLDILHLSYNKLTSPLPSSFAGSILMKLFLDHQQSRDKISG; encoded by the exons ATGAATGCTGCAATTTGCAAAGTTTTTGAAGTTCTTAGTGATCATTCTCCAAATGGAAGAGCTAAGGCTAAAGTTCGGGGGATTTATAGAAACATG CAAACTACAGTTGAGCATCATTATCGCTTTGATGTTTTTAATGCAGCAATAGATTTCATCTTGATAGAGTTAAATACTCGATTTAATGAGTCATCAGTGGAACTTCTTTCTCTTAGTACCACTTTAGCTCCTAAAAATTCATTTGAATCAATTAACATTGATGATATTTGCAAGCTTGCAATGAAGTTTTATCCTGAAGATTTCACAAATCAAGACATCATTGCTTTGAAGTATGAATTG GATGGCGTTATTTGCTCCCGCGACCGCATAATTGCAATAAATCTCGCTCAAAGCGGTATCTCCGGAAGCCTTTCACCAGTACATGGAAATCTTACCTCACTCACGTCTCTTCAACTGGAGTTCAACAACATTTGCGACCCTCTACCTCGCCTCAGCAAACTCTCCTTGCTCCAGAAGATATACCTCCAAGCCAATGCCTTTGATGACATCCCAAGTGGATTTTTCATCGGACTCTCCTCCCTCCAAGAGATCTCTTTAGACGATCTCCCTCTCACCCCTTGGAGCCTCTCCCAAGACATCACTTCCGCGACTGGACTCGTCTACTTTTCCGCCATCAACGCTTACCTCACAGGGTTGATTCCCGACTTCCTTGGCTCCTTGTCGAGCCTTGACATCCTCCATCTTTCTTACAACAAGCTCACCAGCCCCCTCCCGAGCTCCTTCGCCGGCTCCATCCTCATGAAACTCTTCCTTGATCACCAGCAATCTCGTGACAAGATCTCCGGCTGA